A genomic stretch from Kwoniella europaea PYCC6329 chromosome 2, complete sequence includes:
- a CDS encoding 40S ribosomal protein S11 codes for MAEQTQSAFQKQPIFQNAKSRGGKKVTAKTKRWYKDVGLGFKTPTEAINGTYIDKKCPFTGDVSIRGRILTGVVHSTKMTNTIIIRREYLHFIPKYRRYEKRHKNLAVHCSPAFRVEQGDQVTVGQCRPLSKTVRFNVLRVSKNKAAKGFAKF; via the exons ATGGCCGAACAAACCCAAAGTGCCTTCCAAAAGcaacccatcttccaaaACGCCAAATCAAGAG GCGGAAAGAAGGTCACTGCCAAGACCAAGAGATGGTACAAGGATGTCGGTCTTGGTTTCAAGACTCCTACTG AGGCCATCAACGGTACCTACATCGACAAGAAATGTCCTTTCACCGGTGATGTTTCCATCCGAGGAAGAATCTTGACTGGTGTCGTCCACTCTACCAAGATGaccaacaccatcatcatccgaagaGAGTACTTGCACTT CATCCCCAAATACCGACGATACGAGAAACGACACAAGAACCTTGCTGTCCACTGTTCTCCTGCTTTCCGAGTTGAGCAAGGTGACCAAGTTACCGTTG GTCAATGCCGACCTCTCTCCAAAACCGTCCGATTCAACGTCCTCCGAGTATCCAAGAACAAGGCTGCTAAGGGTTTCGCCAAGTTCTAA